A window of the Pedosphaera parvula Ellin514 genome harbors these coding sequences:
- a CDS encoding glycoside hydrolase family 25 protein, with product MNTIWTTVIAAALVLTFAPARALASRPLGIDVSNNNPGTINWSSVKAGGYVFAWAKATEGTGFIDGTLAAHINNGKAAGVYMGAYHFAHPNLNSPTAEANYFWNAAGSYIKADGKTFMPMLDMEVFSGLVGASSYSDWANQWCNAIVAKAAAVGVKVKPIIYTSACSACNFNSSVAQWSADIADYNGQSSQTSNPWTTCSGCEVWGSGVWTVWQFSQSGSVSGVSGAVDLDVFNGTSASLVSTMVATSTTTASASQLKYDFNGDGQDDYAVFRPSDGTWHVLFSSDNSDHSFQYGQNGDIPLLGGDLSGDGAADAVVFRPSDGTWHIRYSQDASSHAFTFGTSGDIPLLGGDFSGDGVPDATVFRPSTGTWYVRFSESGAIHSFLFGQNGDIPLLNGDYDGDGSPDAVVFRPSTGMWYVRFSADQSIHSFQYGQSGDIPMWGSDYDGDGKQDAVLFRPSTGTWYVRFSTDASSHSFQYGQSGDIPWLSHTTANGANNENLFRPSTSRMYLRDSSTGNFTSFIYGLSTDIPVH from the coding sequence ATGAATACTATTTGGACCACGGTCATCGCTGCAGCGTTGGTTCTGACCTTTGCGCCAGCGCGCGCACTGGCGAGCCGCCCGCTGGGCATTGATGTTTCGAACAACAACCCCGGGACCATCAACTGGTCCAGTGTCAAGGCGGGCGGCTACGTCTTCGCCTGGGCCAAGGCCACCGAAGGCACTGGCTTCATCGATGGAACTCTCGCGGCCCATATCAACAACGGCAAGGCGGCGGGCGTTTACATGGGTGCTTATCATTTCGCTCATCCCAACCTGAACAGCCCAACCGCCGAAGCCAACTATTTCTGGAATGCTGCCGGCTCCTATATCAAGGCCGATGGTAAAACCTTCATGCCCATGCTCGATATGGAAGTGTTTAGCGGCCTCGTCGGCGCCAGTAGCTATTCGGATTGGGCCAACCAATGGTGCAATGCCATCGTGGCCAAAGCCGCCGCGGTAGGGGTCAAGGTCAAACCAATAATTTACACCAGCGCCTGCAGCGCCTGTAATTTTAACAGCAGCGTGGCGCAATGGTCTGCCGACATCGCCGATTACAATGGCCAGAGTTCACAGACCAGCAATCCCTGGACCACCTGCAGCGGCTGTGAAGTTTGGGGCTCGGGCGTCTGGACTGTATGGCAATTCTCGCAAAGTGGCTCGGTTTCTGGCGTCTCGGGCGCTGTCGACTTGGACGTCTTCAATGGCACTTCCGCCAGCCTGGTCTCAACCATGGTCGCCACTTCCACGACGACCGCCTCCGCCTCACAGCTAAAATATGATTTTAATGGTGATGGGCAGGACGATTATGCCGTTTTCCGTCCATCTGACGGCACCTGGCACGTGCTGTTTAGTTCAGATAACTCCGATCACTCTTTCCAATACGGTCAGAACGGTGACATTCCATTATTGGGTGGTGATCTAAGTGGTGATGGCGCTGCTGATGCCGTTGTGTTCCGCCCGTCCGATGGCACCTGGCATATCCGCTACAGCCAGGATGCTTCGAGTCACGCTTTCACGTTTGGCACCTCTGGCGACATCCCGCTTTTGGGCGGCGACTTTTCTGGTGATGGTGTTCCCGATGCCACTGTCTTTCGCCCCTCGACCGGAACGTGGTACGTGCGCTTCAGCGAAAGTGGCGCCATTCACTCCTTTCTGTTTGGGCAAAATGGCGATATTCCCTTGCTAAATGGAGATTATGATGGCGACGGATCTCCCGACGCCGTTGTTTTCCGCCCCTCGACCGGAATGTGGTATGTGCGCTTCAGCGCAGATCAATCAATCCACAGCTTCCAATATGGTCAAAGCGGCGACATTCCAATGTGGGGTTCGGATTATGACGGAGATGGCAAACAAGATGCGGTCCTCTTTCGTCCCTCCACCGGGACCTGGTATGTCCGCTTCAGCACCGACGCTTCAAGCCACAGCTTTCAATACGGTCAAAGTGGCGATATTCCGTGGCTCTCTCACACCACGGCGAACGGTGCAAACAATGAAAACCTGTTCCGTCCTTCGACGTCACGAATGTACTTGAGGGATAGCTCCACCGGAAATTTCACTTCGTTCATTTACGGCCTGAGTACGGATATTCCCGTTCACTAA